The DNA sequence TGCGCCGGACAGCCGGGCTCCACCGCCACTACGAGCGCTGGAGCATTCGGGGCGCATTCCATGCAGAGCGTAAGAACGATCAACCCTTTTTGAGACTCGTGGCGCGGGAACAACCCGCCGCAATGGTGGCTGAGTCTGGGCATCAACCCCGTAGCGGTTATCGCTACTTAATTCTTCGGCGGTCGCGAGCGTTCTCGCTCCCGCAGTTTGTGCCGGGCAACCGGTTTCTCTGAGAAAACAATGTGAACATTCCAGGCCGCTATTCCCCGCATCAAAGCGTCGCCCCTGAACACCGTGTGTTCGGCGGTCGTGACATGTTTTCCCTGTGGTTCTCCCTTGGCGTCGGCCTGATGGTGCTGCAGCTCGGCGCCTTGCTGGCACCGGGGTTGGGCATGAGTGGCGCGCTGCTGGCAATCGCCTGCGGAACCGCCGTCGGCGTGTTGCTGCTAGGGGCGGTCGCGGTGATTGGCACCGACACCGGCCTGTCATCCATGGCTGCGCTGAAGCTCACGCTGGGCAGCCGCGGTGCGGTGCTGCCGGCGTTGCTGAACCTTGTTCAGCTGATCGGCTGGGGCGCATTCGAGATCATCGTCATGCGAGATGCAGCCAGCGTGCTGGCGACCCGCGCATTCGGCGAAGGCAACGTGCTGAACAGCACTGCGTCGTGGACCTTGTTCTTCGGCGGTCTCGCCACGCTGCTGGCCGTCACCGGCCCGCTGACCTTCGTGCGACGGATACTGCGTAAATGGGGCATCTGGCTGTTGCTCGGCGCCTGTGTCTGGCTGACCTGGAATCTGTTCGACAAGGCGGACCTGGCGGCGCTCTGGGCTCGGCAGGGCGATGGCTCGTTGCCGTTCGCGCTGGGCTTCGATATCGCCATCGCCATGCCGCTGTCCTGGTTGCCGCTGATCGCTGATTACTCGCGCTTCGGCCGCGCGGCCGTGCGTGTTTTCGGGGGTACCGCGCTGGGATTCTTTGCCGGCAATTTCTGGCTGATGAGCCTTGGCGTCGCTTACACCCTGGCGTTCGCCAACAGTGAGGAAGTCAATGCGTTGTTATTGGCGCTGGCCGGCGCGGGGCTGGGTATTCCTTTATTGCTGATACTGCTCGACGAGTCTGAAAACGCCTTCGCCGACATCCATTCGGCCGCAGTTTCAGTCGGCATCCTGTTGCCGCTCAAGGTCGAGCATCTGGCGCTGATGATCGGCGCAATCTGCACGCTTATCGCCTGGTTCGCGCCGCTTGCCGAGTACCAGAATTTCCTGCTGTTGATCGGCTCGGTATTCGCGCCGCTGTTCGGCGTCGTGCTGGTCGATCATTACATTCTTCGGGGCCGAGGCCGCCTGGCCGCTCCGGCTGCCGGTTTGCGCTGGGAAACTCTGTTGGCCTGGGGCTGCGGAGCGGCTACTTATCACGTGCTCGCCAGCGCCTGGCCGGAAATCGGTGCCAGCCTGCCCGCGCTGTTCCTCTCCGGCGGGCTGTTGCTTGTGCTGAGCCGTTTCGGTCACGCTACGGCAGGTATTGAGGTTTCAGAATCGCGCTGAGTTCGGCGTACGGAATCTCCAGCTCTGGATGGCCGCTCGAATAGGGCGCGATACTGTAGACGTCGTATTTGAGCAGCACCTTGTCGCGTAGCAGGGCGACATTGGCGGTTCGCTGGAACGGCCATTGGCGAGAAAACTCGGCATCGTGCTCGTTCGCCAGCAGCCACTGCTGATGCGCTTTTGCGGCGGCACGCCAGAATGCGCCCTCCTTGCCGGGAAGCAGAACGTCTGCCAATTCCAGCTCGCGGCCCTGTTCCCGGTCGTAGTTGATGAATCCGCGACCGGGCATGCCATGGGCGCCTCCGGTGTACAGGTAGCTCGACAGCTCGACCACGAGCAGCGAGCCGTGCTGCTCTCGCAGCTTGGCCTGCAGATAGCTGCTCCAGCCGGGTTCTGCGCTACGCAGAAAATCGTCTTGGTAGAGTTCCAAGGTTGCCGGAGTTTGGGCGTCCGGGCTGTTGATCGTCATCCTGCGCAGTCGCTGGTCAATCAGGGCGTTCAACGCCGGCTCTTCGGCGAATAACAGCGTATCGATGTTTACCAGTGGGCAGCGATCGTCCTGCTCTGGACAACCGGCGGGGCGCTGCTCGCTGACGATCTGCCGAACCTCGACGGGCGGCTCGCCGCGAAAATGCTGACAGGCGCTGAGTAGCAGGCTAAGAACGATCAATACGAAGACGTGGCGAAAAGGCTTCAATGGGTTCATGGCTCTTGTGTTGGCTGCAGTGCGGTTTCGAGTACCGGCAGGTTGTGAAGTTCGTAAATGGGCGTTTGGTAATTTTTCCGCGTGCAAGCGGTCTGCAAAGGGCTGCGCCTGAATAAACGGCGCGCTAGGATGACAACAGAGAGACCGCTCACGCCGTGACGGTTGCAGTCTTCTGGCGCCAGGCTGGCGCCGGACAATCCGATATGTGAGTGATTCATGACTGATATTTTCAAATCCGGCCCGGATGATGTCGAGATCGTCGAGCGAGAGCAATGCTTCAGCGGTTTCTATCGTCTGGACCGCCTCCAGTTGCGTCATCGCCTGTTCAATGGCGACATGGGGCGGCAACTGGAGCGTGAGCTGTTCGTTCGTCACGATGCGGTCTGCGTGCTGCCGTACGATCCTCGTCGCGACGAGGTCGTGCTGATCGAGCAGTTCCGGGTCGGAGCGGTGGGCAAGGTCGACAACCCCTGGCTGATCGAACTGGTCGCGGGTCTGATCGACAAGGACGAGCAGCCTGAAGAGGTGGCGCGTCGCGAAGCCATCGAAGAGGCGGGGTTGGAAGTGGCCGATTTGTGGCCGGTGACGACCTACTTCCCGTCGCCTGGCGGCAGCACCGAGCGAGTGCACCTTTATTTGGGGCGTTGTGACAGTTCCAATGCCGGCGGGGTGTTCGGCCTGGACGAAGAAGGTGAAGATATCCGTGTGCATGTCTGGTCGTTGCAGCGTGCACTGCAGGCCGTGCGCGACGGCGGTATCGACAACGCCGCGAGCATCATTGCATTGCAGTGGCTGGCCCTGAATCGCGATGAAGTCAGGGAGGCGTGGACATGAGGCGAACACCTGAACGCTACCGTGTCGACTTACTGGAATTGCAATCGGCCTGCGAGGCGAACTACCTGCGACTGATGCGGCTGCTGCCCGATATGCGCATCCAGCCTGATGTTCGCCGTATCGCCATGAGCCAGGGCGACCGCCTGTTGGGCGTGCTGGCACTGAAGGTGGTGGAAAGCTGCCCCTATACCACTACCGTGCAGATCAGCCAGCAGGACTGCCTGCCCTGGCTGCCCGCGCCACAGATGGAGGTGCGGGTATATCACGATGCGCGCATGGCGGAAGTCATCCGCGCCGAGAATGCTCGGCGGTTCCGGGGCATCTACAGCTATCCCAACGCGCAGATGCACCAGCCCGACGAGAAAAATCAGCT is a window from the Pseudomonas sp. MTM4 genome containing:
- the cytX gene encoding putative hydroxymethylpyrimidine transporter CytX, whose product is MNIPGRYSPHQSVAPEHRVFGGRDMFSLWFSLGVGLMVLQLGALLAPGLGMSGALLAIACGTAVGVLLLGAVAVIGTDTGLSSMAALKLTLGSRGAVLPALLNLVQLIGWGAFEIIVMRDAASVLATRAFGEGNVLNSTASWTLFFGGLATLLAVTGPLTFVRRILRKWGIWLLLGACVWLTWNLFDKADLAALWARQGDGSLPFALGFDIAIAMPLSWLPLIADYSRFGRAAVRVFGGTALGFFAGNFWLMSLGVAYTLAFANSEEVNALLLALAGAGLGIPLLLILLDESENAFADIHSAAVSVGILLPLKVEHLALMIGAICTLIAWFAPLAEYQNFLLLIGSVFAPLFGVVLVDHYILRGRGRLAAPAAGLRWETLLAWGCGAATYHVLASAWPEIGASLPALFLSGGLLLVLSRFGHATAGIEVSESR
- a CDS encoding RsiV family protein produces the protein MNPLKPFRHVFVLIVLSLLLSACQHFRGEPPVEVRQIVSEQRPAGCPEQDDRCPLVNIDTLLFAEEPALNALIDQRLRRMTINSPDAQTPATLELYQDDFLRSAEPGWSSYLQAKLREQHGSLLVVELSSYLYTGGAHGMPGRGFINYDREQGRELELADVLLPGKEGAFWRAAAKAHQQWLLANEHDAEFSRQWPFQRTANVALLRDKVLLKYDVYSIAPYSSGHPELEIPYAELSAILKPQYLP
- the nudF gene encoding ADP-ribose diphosphatase yields the protein MTDIFKSGPDDVEIVEREQCFSGFYRLDRLQLRHRLFNGDMGRQLERELFVRHDAVCVLPYDPRRDEVVLIEQFRVGAVGKVDNPWLIELVAGLIDKDEQPEEVARREAIEEAGLEVADLWPVTTYFPSPGGSTERVHLYLGRCDSSNAGGVFGLDEEGEDIRVHVWSLQRALQAVRDGGIDNAASIIALQWLALNRDEVREAWT
- a CDS encoding DUF1249 domain-containing protein, whose translation is MRRTPERYRVDLLELQSACEANYLRLMRLLPDMRIQPDVRRIAMSQGDRLLGVLALKVVESCPYTTTVQISQQDCLPWLPAPQMEVRVYHDARMAEVIRAENARRFRGIYSYPNAQMHQPDEKNQLNLFLGEWLGHCLACGHELEPVL